A single genomic interval of Pelagicoccus sp. SDUM812003 harbors:
- a CDS encoding glycoside hydrolase family 88 protein gives MTRCTIWLFAALSLPFSLSTAQTAGEDAKPALGLWREPSDFPIPYAPMEAEQIETVMGRVVDYLAVASPIRIIDLDTEELLEEGQSWPDRPGLQRGLFSLISYEWGVTYAGMIAAGEQTGDTRYWDFVTSRLSTIARLGKVYGEMDAEQRPRRYPTRRLLDPHTLDHCGAMSAALIKARRSQASIGGLEPLFESGLAHISQQQLRLSDGTLARNRPLPNSLWLDDLYMSVPALAQMGLETGETSYFDDAAKQVLQFAQRMFVEENKLYRHGWVAGMEEHPFFPWGRANGWAFMAKAELLSAMPLDHPQRAATLDLFRAHAQGLVRAQGINGLWHQLLDRPETYEETSASAMFVFGLAKGINEGWLDAAVYGPATSLGWNAVSQQVNELGQVEGTCVGTGMGWDPAFYAYRNTNVYAAHGYGPVLLAGAEVLALMRAAGKEANLHDGAVHFGETPDW, from the coding sequence ATGACACGCTGCACCATCTGGCTCTTCGCCGCCCTTTCTCTGCCTTTCTCGCTATCTACCGCTCAAACCGCGGGCGAGGACGCCAAACCTGCCCTCGGACTTTGGCGCGAGCCCTCCGACTTCCCCATCCCCTACGCCCCTATGGAAGCGGAGCAGATCGAAACTGTCATGGGGCGGGTAGTAGACTATCTCGCAGTCGCGTCACCCATCCGTATCATCGACCTGGATACCGAAGAACTGCTCGAAGAGGGCCAGAGCTGGCCCGATCGCCCAGGCCTGCAGCGCGGTCTGTTTTCCTTGATCAGCTACGAGTGGGGGGTGACCTACGCGGGCATGATCGCGGCGGGTGAACAGACCGGAGACACACGCTACTGGGACTTCGTCACAAGCCGCCTCTCCACCATCGCTCGCCTCGGCAAGGTGTATGGCGAGATGGATGCGGAGCAAAGACCAAGGCGTTATCCAACCCGTCGTCTCCTCGATCCCCACACCCTCGACCATTGCGGAGCCATGTCGGCGGCTCTGATCAAAGCAAGGCGCTCGCAGGCGTCCATCGGGGGCTTGGAGCCCTTGTTCGAAAGCGGCCTCGCGCATATCAGCCAGCAGCAGCTCCGGCTTTCGGACGGCACCTTGGCTCGCAATCGCCCCCTCCCCAACAGCCTATGGCTCGACGATCTCTACATGAGCGTCCCGGCGCTCGCGCAGATGGGACTCGAAACAGGCGAAACAAGCTACTTCGACGACGCCGCGAAACAGGTGCTGCAGTTCGCCCAGCGCATGTTTGTGGAGGAAAACAAGCTGTATCGGCACGGCTGGGTAGCAGGAATGGAGGAGCATCCGTTCTTCCCCTGGGGACGCGCCAATGGATGGGCGTTTATGGCGAAGGCGGAGCTTCTTTCGGCCATGCCCCTCGATCATCCGCAGCGGGCTGCCACGCTAGACCTGTTTCGAGCGCACGCACAGGGATTGGTCCGCGCTCAGGGCATCAATGGACTTTGGCATCAACTCTTGGATCGACCGGAGACTTACGAAGAGACGTCCGCAAGCGCCATGTTCGTCTTCGGTCTTGCCAAGGGGATAAACGAAGGGTGGCTCGACGCAGCCGTCTATGGTCCCGCTACTTCGCTCGGCTGGAACGCGGTCTCTCAACAGGTCAACGAGCTGGGCCAAGTCGAAGGTACCTGCGTCGGCACCGGCATGGGCTGGGATCCCGCCTTCTACGCCTACCGAAACACCAACGTGTACGCCGCTCATGGATACGGACCCGTTTTGCTAGCGGGAGCGGAAGTTCTGGCGCTGATGCGGGCAGCCGGGAAAGAGGCCAACCTCCATGACGGGGCGGTCCACTTCGGCGAGACCCCCGATTGGTAA
- a CDS encoding DUF5060 domain-containing protein, whose translation MIDTPRFVLHTVALAACSAPTLCQLHAASVENFAWERSDVSMYGKAEASFELSSTYDNPYDPDEISVDALISGPHGESYEMPCFWYQPVTWSEVEIGEFADFNPPGEGVWMLRFSPESAGRWEIRIRCSDEDETELGAAHAIDVAYSDAPGFVRLDPEDRQGFRFDNGAPYLPIGINLSWNDHSLTPFYDEYLSSFSANGMNWMRHWFVAFSRQALEWSEDYWSNTYHGVGRYSQEAAALTDMMLEKASLHGVYVQIALEQHGKFSTTVDSTWADNPYNEAKGGWIPSDEVKEFFTDAQAIKAIQNKYRYIVARWGFSRNVFAWELFNEANWIEQFDSSFDSVLGQWHKTMSSYLKEIDPYQHLVTTSAAREELEYFADHPDIDILQEHLYATDIDQQVAQLDDQMLEHFSKPALVGEFGIYGSNLSYGSADEPTHPDLWGDHVRQSAWIGTMKRVPNMFWYWSEYLRPYDLFPLFKPISAFWAGEDPGAQPNIAATSLELSGAQESALAELTAYALQSDVSVYGYLYDESYGEWAETGPTLSNVTVTVPNLKAGAYHLSFTDPVSGAVTSSEPITILETADYPIALPDFSKDIAFKLTAPPRLYSQWVADHFSESEILNGQAAPDADPAGDGVANLLKFALGVDDPTSRMDSGMLPKLEALPDGTSRYRFATPGGDVAYIVESSSNLQNWQNVSEISIPRGEEQIIALPSSQLQPALFLRLQIRRK comes from the coding sequence ATGATTGATACGCCCCGATTCGTTCTCCATACGGTTGCCCTGGCCGCTTGCTCCGCGCCCACTCTCTGCCAACTGCACGCAGCCAGCGTCGAGAACTTCGCCTGGGAACGCTCCGACGTCTCGATGTACGGGAAAGCGGAAGCGTCTTTCGAACTGAGTTCAACTTACGACAACCCCTACGATCCCGATGAGATCTCCGTGGACGCGCTCATAAGCGGCCCCCATGGAGAATCCTACGAAATGCCCTGCTTCTGGTATCAGCCCGTGACCTGGTCGGAGGTGGAAATCGGAGAGTTCGCCGATTTCAATCCTCCCGGCGAGGGCGTCTGGATGCTGCGCTTCTCGCCAGAGAGCGCCGGTAGATGGGAAATTCGCATCCGTTGCTCGGACGAGGACGAGACCGAGCTCGGCGCGGCTCACGCGATCGATGTCGCCTATTCCGACGCGCCAGGCTTCGTGAGGCTCGACCCCGAGGATCGCCAGGGATTTCGTTTCGACAACGGAGCGCCCTACCTTCCCATCGGCATCAACCTTTCATGGAACGACCATTCCCTGACTCCATTCTACGACGAGTACCTCAGTTCCTTCTCGGCGAACGGCATGAACTGGATGCGCCACTGGTTCGTCGCCTTTTCACGCCAGGCGCTCGAGTGGAGCGAGGACTACTGGTCAAACACCTACCACGGCGTCGGACGCTACAGTCAGGAAGCGGCGGCCCTGACCGACATGATGTTGGAAAAAGCCAGCCTGCACGGCGTCTACGTGCAGATCGCGCTCGAGCAGCATGGAAAGTTTTCCACGACCGTGGACTCGACTTGGGCCGACAACCCCTACAACGAGGCCAAAGGCGGTTGGATCCCCTCCGACGAGGTGAAGGAATTCTTCACCGACGCCCAGGCCATCAAAGCGATCCAAAACAAGTATCGCTACATCGTCGCTCGCTGGGGCTTTTCGAGAAACGTCTTCGCTTGGGAGCTCTTCAACGAAGCGAACTGGATCGAGCAGTTCGACAGCTCATTCGACTCGGTCCTAGGCCAATGGCATAAAACCATGTCCAGCTACCTGAAGGAAATCGATCCGTATCAACACCTCGTGACCACCAGCGCCGCGCGAGAAGAGCTCGAATACTTCGCGGACCATCCGGACATCGATATACTTCAAGAACACCTCTACGCGACGGATATCGATCAACAAGTGGCGCAACTCGACGACCAGATGCTGGAGCATTTTTCCAAGCCGGCGCTCGTCGGAGAGTTCGGCATCTACGGTTCCAACCTCAGCTACGGAAGCGCCGACGAACCGACGCATCCCGACCTTTGGGGAGATCACGTGAGGCAGTCCGCCTGGATTGGCACCATGAAGCGGGTCCCTAACATGTTCTGGTACTGGTCCGAATACCTGCGGCCGTACGACTTGTTTCCCCTGTTCAAGCCCATCAGCGCGTTCTGGGCGGGGGAGGATCCCGGAGCGCAGCCCAATATCGCCGCGACCAGCCTGGAGCTAAGCGGAGCGCAGGAGAGCGCCCTGGCAGAGCTTACCGCATACGCTCTGCAAAGCGATGTGTCGGTTTATGGATACCTATACGACGAGAGCTATGGCGAATGGGCGGAAACCGGCCCGACCCTATCGAATGTCACCGTGACCGTGCCAAACCTGAAAGCCGGCGCCTACCATTTGAGCTTCACCGATCCCGTTTCCGGAGCGGTCACCTCCTCCGAACCGATCACGATACTGGAGACGGCCGACTATCCGATCGCCCTGCCGGACTTCTCGAAAGACATCGCCTTCAAACTGACCGCGCCGCCTCGGCTGTATTCGCAATGGGTAGCGGACCATTTTTCCGAGAGCGAGATACTAAACGGGCAAGCAGCGCCAGATGCCGATCCAGCGGGCGACGGGGTGGCCAATCTCTTGAAGTTCGCCCTCGGCGTCGACGATCCCACTTCGCGCATGGATAGCGGCATGCTGCCGAAACTCGAAGCGCTCCCCGACGGCACTTCCCGCTATCGGTTCGCGACCCCAGGAGGAGACGTGGCGTACATCGTCGAATCATCCAGCAACTTGCAGAACTGGCAGAACGTATCCGAAATATCGATACCTCGAGGCGAAGAGCAGATCATCGCCCTGCCCTCAAGCCAACTGCAGCCCGCCCTTTTCCTCCGCCTCCAGATTCGTCGGAAATAG
- a CDS encoding response regulator transcription factor, with product MKRLYIVDDLTTVRQMLADILERHNYEIIGESGNGQDALKEILELQPDVVVVDARLPGLNGLELIRRLNRQLPHTRYLVFSAYQNPSIVKDMLEAGAHGFVEKTAHLREFINGLGIIAEGGTFFGPNVAELIRSVVANPNSVQRSKDSLTEREREVLQMIAEGHSTKEIAQKLGLSVKTVDNHRTNMMRKLDLHNVASITRYAMQNGLIELDPAI from the coding sequence ATGAAACGACTATACATAGTAGATGACCTTACGACCGTCCGCCAAATGCTTGCGGACATTCTTGAGCGCCACAACTACGAGATCATTGGCGAAAGCGGCAATGGACAGGACGCGCTGAAGGAGATTCTCGAGCTGCAACCCGATGTTGTAGTAGTGGACGCCCGCCTGCCAGGCTTGAACGGCCTGGAGCTGATCCGCCGTTTGAATCGCCAGCTGCCGCACACGCGCTATCTGGTCTTCTCCGCCTACCAGAATCCTTCCATCGTGAAAGACATGCTGGAAGCGGGCGCCCACGGCTTCGTGGAAAAGACCGCTCACTTGCGCGAGTTCATCAACGGCCTGGGCATCATCGCCGAAGGCGGCACCTTCTTCGGTCCCAACGTGGCGGAACTGATCCGCTCCGTGGTCGCAAATCCCAACAGCGTGCAACGCTCCAAGGACTCGCTCACCGAGCGCGAGCGCGAAGTGCTGCAGATGATCGCCGAGGGACACAGCACCAAGGAAATCGCCCAGAAGCTCGGCTTGAGCGTCAAGACGGTGGACAACCACCGCACCAACATGATGCGCAAGCTAGACCTGCACAACGTGGCCAGCATCACGCGCTACGCCATGCAGAACGGGCTGATCGAACTCGATCCAGCCATCTAA